Proteins co-encoded in one Flavobacterium sp. M31R6 genomic window:
- a CDS encoding glycosyl hydrolase 53 family protein encodes MKKVLTFLSLFVLLTVQFACSSSDTPDTPVTPPVVTDDFIRAADISFLPQIESAGTILYNNSKAEDMLTTLKNSGCNTIRIRLWKNPADGHSGLTEVKALAARVKQAGMKVWLTVHYSDTWADPGNQTTPAEWASLSFIDLKTAVANYTSTIITEINPDIIQIGNEINSGLLWPQGHLINQEAQCIDLLKTASATIRSKAPKIKIMIHYAGVNTSDTDWFFTKVKSVDYDYIGLSYYPVWHGKDLTVVKSTIDALGSKFSKKVIIAETAYPFTLGYNDWTDNIVGLDSQLVSGYPATPEGQKSYMLAIKNLLKTSQSGIGFSYWGGEWISFKGNQAKNGSTFENQALYDFSNKALPVFGVFNLN; translated from the coding sequence ATGAAGAAAGTCCTAACATTTTTGTCGCTTTTTGTCTTATTAACTGTGCAGTTTGCTTGTTCCAGTAGCGATACTCCTGATACACCGGTTACTCCACCTGTTGTAACTGATGACTTTATCAGAGCCGCCGATATTTCATTTCTTCCTCAGATTGAAAGTGCCGGAACTATTTTATACAACAACAGTAAAGCTGAAGACATGCTTACTACCTTGAAAAATTCAGGTTGTAATACGATCCGTATTCGTTTATGGAAGAATCCAGCCGATGGACATTCTGGATTGACCGAAGTAAAAGCGCTTGCCGCTCGAGTGAAACAAGCGGGTATGAAAGTATGGCTTACGGTTCATTACTCAGATACCTGGGCTGATCCTGGAAATCAAACGACTCCGGCGGAATGGGCAAGTTTGTCTTTTATCGATTTGAAAACAGCAGTGGCTAATTACACTTCTACAATCATTACAGAGATTAATCCTGATATTATTCAGATTGGGAATGAAATCAACAGTGGTTTGCTTTGGCCTCAAGGACATTTGATTAACCAAGAAGCGCAATGTATTGATTTATTAAAAACGGCTAGTGCTACCATTAGAAGCAAAGCGCCAAAAATAAAAATCATGATTCATTATGCAGGTGTTAATACATCGGATACGGATTGGTTTTTTACCAAAGTAAAAAGTGTAGATTATGATTATATAGGTCTTTCTTATTATCCAGTTTGGCACGGAAAAGATTTGACAGTTGTAAAAAGTACTATCGACGCTCTTGGAAGTAAGTTCAGTAAAAAAGTAATTATTGCCGAAACAGCTTATCCGTTTACGTTGGGTTACAATGATTGGACGGATAATATTGTAGGCTTGGATTCTCAATTGGTTTCGGGTTATCCTGCAACTCCCGAAGGACAAAAAAGTTATATGTTGGCAATAAAAAATCTTTTGAAAACCTCTCAAAGCGGTATTGGATTTTCGTATTGGGGAGGGGAATGGATTTCGTTCAAAGGAAATCAAGCAAAGAATGGCTCTACTTTTGAAAATCAAGCGCTTTATGATTTTAGCAATAAAGCATTGCCTGTCTTCGGGGTCTTTAACTTAAATTAA
- a CDS encoding glycosyl hydrolase 53 family protein produces MKKVFCSLIILSALVFTYCTTNRTMQQPKENSFAKGADVGWLPQMEATGYKFYDADGTQKDCLQLLKDRGINTIRLRVWVNPSSDKASGHCSKEETVTMAIRAQKMGMHIMIDFHYSDSWADPGKQNKPLEWKNHTFSELLNDVYFHTEDVLKALKKAGVTPEWVQVGNEIPGGMLWPEGSTDNFGQLAQLLNKGYEATKAIDPKIKVIVHLDEGNNSKKFRWFFDNAKANNVKYDVIGMSYYPFWIKTDYKENIADLANNLNDMAARYDKEVMVVEVGGIDTQEQNTHDMLVAVIKAVRAVPNNKGLGVIYWEPQGAKSWSHYELSAWRSDGKPSMALDAFKE; encoded by the coding sequence ATGAAAAAGGTATTTTGTTCATTAATAATTCTTTCAGCATTGGTTTTTACATATTGTACTACCAATAGAACAATGCAGCAGCCCAAAGAAAATTCTTTTGCCAAAGGCGCTGATGTGGGTTGGTTGCCACAAATGGAAGCTACGGGTTATAAATTCTATGATGCCGATGGGACTCAAAAAGACTGTTTGCAATTGTTGAAAGATCGAGGAATCAATACCATAAGATTGCGTGTTTGGGTTAACCCTTCGAGTGACAAAGCGAGTGGACATTGCAGTAAGGAAGAAACGGTAACGATGGCAATTCGTGCACAAAAAATGGGAATGCACATTATGATTGATTTCCATTATAGTGATTCTTGGGCTGATCCCGGTAAACAAAATAAACCTTTGGAATGGAAAAATCATACTTTCTCAGAATTGCTGAACGATGTTTATTTCCATACCGAAGATGTTTTGAAAGCTTTGAAAAAGGCAGGTGTTACCCCGGAATGGGTGCAAGTGGGTAACGAAATTCCAGGAGGTATGTTATGGCCGGAAGGAAGTACAGACAACTTCGGTCAATTGGCACAATTACTGAATAAAGGATACGAAGCAACTAAAGCCATAGATCCTAAGATCAAAGTAATTGTTCACTTAGACGAAGGAAATAACAGTAAAAAGTTCAGATGGTTTTTTGATAATGCAAAAGCAAATAATGTAAAATATGATGTAATCGGAATGTCTTATTACCCATTTTGGATCAAAACGGATTATAAAGAAAATATTGCCGATTTGGCGAATAATCTAAATGACATGGCGGCTAGATATGACAAAGAAGTGATGGTTGTTGAAGTCGGCGGCATCGATACGCAAGAACAAAACACACATGACATGTTAGTTGCTGTTATAAAAGCGGTAAGAGCAGTGCCAAATAATAAAGGATTAGGCGTAATTTATTGGGAACCTCAAGGGGCAAAATCTTGGAGTCACTATGAATTGAGTGCTTGGAGATCAGATGGTAAACCCTCAATGGCTTTGGATGCGTTTAAAGAATAG